CGGCTGCAATACCAGCAGGAAACCCTGAACCACGGCGAATGGCACCTGTCCGCCGACCTGCGCCGCCAGAGCGGGGACGCCGCGCTGAGCGGCTATGGCCCCTACAGCTTCGCCGCCCGCTCACCGAGCGGTGAGCGCCTGACCGCGCGTGTGTTGGGCTTCCCCGTGTCCCCCCAGGCGTTCGCCGACCTCGGGCTCGGCGACATCGGCAGCGACGTGACCGATGGCCTGAGCCGCGGCCAACGCCTGAGCCTGGGCAGCAGCACGCTGCGCGGCGCCAGCCTGCGCCTGTTCACCGAAGACACCGATCTTCGCGCCGGCTGGGGCGAGCGCGGCCAGCTCGAAGGCGGTCCCTATGCGGGCTTCGAGCCCACCACCGGCCAGCTCGCCTGGCTGGGGCTGACGCAGCGCTTCGAGCGGCAGCGGTACGCCAGCGCGCAAGTCAACCGCCTGTCCGGCGCGCAGGGCTGGTCGGGCAGCGGCGTTCGCACGCCCCTGGACAGCACGGGCATCGCCGCCGCGATCGGGCAGGGCTACCTGGTGAGCGAAGAAGGGCAGCGGCGCGTGCGGCTCAGCTGGGTCGCCAGCAGCACGCAGATGGCCGACACGCCGCACAACGCGTCGGGCCTGTACCTAGAGGGCGCCACCCAATGGGGCAACTACCGCCACGAAGGCGGCGGGTACCGCCTGCAGCCGGGCCTGCGCTTTGGCGACCAGCTCCTGAGCCAGGGCGCCCAGGGCGCCTATTGGCGCATGGACGCCTACAGCACGCGGCTGTACTGGGGCATGGGCCTCGACCTCGAGCGCAGCGACGACGCGGCGCTCTTCGGGCTCCAAGGCCGCAGCAGCGCCGGCCTGTCGGCCAACTGGAACCAGCGCATCGACCGCCGCAGCAGTTGGGGCGGCTATCTGCAGGCGCTGCGCGTGCGCACGCCCTCGGGCGCGAGCGACCAGAACAGCAGCCATGCCAGCGCCTACTACCAGAACCGCTGGGTCGCCTGGGGCGACAGCCGCCTGCGCGCCACGCTGCAGCGCAACCAGCAACTGGTGGTCAATGCGCCCGCGGCCACCGGCCAGCAACTCGAGTGGGAGCAAGACTGGCTGCCGGCCGACGCGTCCGCGAGCACCACGGTGCGCACCACGCTGGGCTGGGCCCGCGACCAGAGCGCCGGCCAGACGGACACCTACCCCACCGCCGGTCTCGACCTGCGCACCAGCACCGACAGCGGTTGGGACCTGTCGGTGCTGGTGCGCTACACCTCGCGCAGCAGCAACCTGAGCACCTCGCGCGGCCTGGCCGGCACCGTGCAGGGCGAGAAGCAACTCACCCCGCACTGGCGGCTCGGCGCCTCGCTGCTGCTCAACCAGGCCAGCATCACGCTCGACCCGCAGGCGGCCTTGCCGGGCGCGGTCACGGTCAGCCGCAGCAACGAGCGCACGGCCATGGTCTACCTGCGCTATGAGGGCCAGAGCGGCCGCTCGTTCGACGACACACCCGGCGCCCGCCTGGGGGCCGGCGCGGGGCGCGTGCAGGGCGTGGTGTTCTTCGACGACAACCGCGACGGCATCCAGCAGGCCGAAGAAGAGGGCGTGCCCGGCGTCGAGGTGCAGCTCAACGGCCGGCAGTCGGTGATCACCGACAGCCGCGGCCACTTCGAATTTCCGCAGGTGCGCACCGGCGCCCAGCGCCTGGGCCTGCGGCCCGAATCCATTCCTCTGCCCTGGGGCGAAGCGCCCCAAAGCCGCGCCGTCGTCGAGGTGCCGCTGCGCGGCACGGCCATCGCCCCGCTGGGGGTGGTGCGCACCCGTCCCTGAATGCCCACGGAGACAGGTCTTCCCACCCCGAAGTTCACCTGAACCCCGCCAGCCCCGGGTTACCCACCCGGATCCCCGCCAGCACAACTGGCACTTTTTTTCACCACCCTCAAGGAACCCCATGAAAGCCTCTCGCCAACTCCTCGCCCTCGCCGCCGCAGCGGCCGCCGTCTTCGGCACCTCGATCGCCAACGCCGAAAGCACCTACGGCTACAACACCACCGGCGCCGCCGTGAGCGCCACCGCCCGGGTCGCCGTCAACGTCACCGTGCCCAAGGTGATCATGCTGCGCGTGGGGTCGGACAACACCGCGGTCGACACCGTCGCGATCACGCTCACGCCCAACGGCGTGGGCGCCGAAGGCAATGCCCTGCCCTTCAGCTGGGACGGCTCGGCCCCGACCTTCACGGCATCGACCGCCCCCGGCCTGGCCGCCTACGCCTGGACCAACGTGACCGGCGCCACGCTCAACGGCGCCGTGACCACGCCCGACGCCGGCACCACCGGCCTGACCGCGGCGGCCATCGACGTCACGGCCTCCACCACCGGCACCAACCCGCTGCCCCACCCCGGCACCAACACCGGCACCTTCACGCCCGTGGCGCTGGCGCCCAACGTGGCGTACAGCGGCACCTGGACCTTCGGCCTGAACCCGACCGCTGCCGCTGCGGCCGCGGCCGGCACGTTCTCGCAAACCGTGACCTACACGGCCTCGGCGCTCTGATCGAGCACCGCCGGCGCGGCCCGTTCACCGCCGCGCCGGCATGCCGCCATGATCCCGCTGCCCGTTCGCCATCGCATGCGCGCGCTCTGCGGGCGCCACGGCCCCGCGCTGCTCGCCTGCGCCTGCGCTTGTGCCTGCGGTCCGGCCCAGGCGGTGTTCACCTTCTTTCCCCTGGACGTGCCCCGCACCATCCTGCTGCAGGTGGGCGCCAGCGGCGCCACGGTCAACACCGTGGGCTTCAACGTCACCGGGGCCCAAATCAGCCCCTCACCCACGCCCGTGCCCGGCGTGCCCGACGCCCTGACCCCGGGCACCTCTCCCGCAGGCGGGGTTCGTGTGCGCATGCGGGGCCAATGGGGCAGCGGCAACCAGAACCTCGTGCTGACCGTCAATTCGGCCGCCGGCCTGGCATGTGTGCCCGGGAGCGGTTGCGGCAGCACCGTGATTCCCTTCACCACCGTGGGCTGGATCGCCCACGACAAAGACAGCAACGCCGCGTCCGACATCCAGAGCGGCAGCTTCAGCGGCAGCGCGAGCCAGACATTGGTCAGCGTGCTCTGTTGCGGGCCGGGCAGTGCCTTCGGCAGCAGCTACCGGTCGGTCGAGATCGCCAACACCCTGGTGTTCACCTACAGCAACGCCACGCTCTACCCCGCGGGGCGCTACCGCGGCACGGTGACCTTCACCGCCACCCTGCAGTAAGGTGCGCGCCCTTCCCTGCGTTCTGCTCGCCTGCGCTTTGGCGGGCATCAGCGGCCTCGGTGCACCGGCCCGGGCCCAGGCCTGGCACCGGCTCGACAGCGCGGCCTCGGCCCGCCCTCAGGTGGCGGCCCTTCAGGTCACCGACGAGACCGGCCAGCCGTTCGGGCAGAACCCATTCGCGCAGCAGGCCCGCGCGCGCTTTGGCCGGGTGGAGTACCGCGTGGTCACGGCCCCCTACCTGCGACGGCGCGCGCGCATCGACCTCGTGCTGCCCCCGACCGTTGCCGGCCTGCTGCGGCCCCAGGGCCTGGTGTTCGAGTGGCGCGGCCTCGATGGCGCGCAAGACGGCCGGCTGACACCGGGCCAGCGCCAGCCCCTGTGGACGGGCGTCATCACCCAAGCGGTCACCCCGCTGGCCATCGAGCTCGAGATGCGGCTCGACCTCGGCGCCATGGGGCCCTGGAACGGCGGTCACTTCGGTGTCGAACCCGGGTTCGAACTGGTGCTGCTGCCATGAGGCTGCGCACCGCCTGCATCGTGGGATCGCTGGGGCTGGCGCTCGCGGGTGTGCAGGCCGAACAGACGCAGAGCCAGGGCAACGGCAGCCGCAGCACCACGGCCCGGCTGGATTTCGAGCTCCGGATCGAGCGCATGCTGTACCTGCGCATCGGCAGCGGGGGGGCGCACGCGGGCACGCCTGCGGGCACCGGGCCGGCGGCGAGCGCGGCAGTGAGCAGCGCCGACTTCACCCTCAGCCCGGCCGGTCTCCCCGACAACCCCGGTGGCAATGGGCCAACGAACGCCTGGGGCGGCGCGGCACCCGGCTTCGTCGCCAGCGCGGCGGTGGTGGTGCCCGTGGAGGTGCGCAGCAACGCCGGCCAGGTGAGCCTGGTGGCGCAAACGGCGGGCGGGCTGACCAGCCCGGGCGGCGGCTTCATTTCGCTGAACCAGCTCACCGTGAGCAGCGACAACAGCAGCCTGCCCGCGCCGCCACACCTGGCCAGGGGCACCGGCCCCTCGGTGAACGTGGCCACCGGCGGCAGCGGCACGGGCGCCGCGGGCACGCTGCTCACCTACCGCACCGCCCACTGGACCCTGCAGTTCACGCCGCCCGCCACGCCGCCGGCGGCCGGCACGTACAGCAGCCTC
This is a stretch of genomic DNA from Hydrogenophaga crocea. It encodes these proteins:
- a CDS encoding SdrD B-like domain-containing protein; the encoded protein is MGLSAWGQAPPNPAPGGVVAQIQSLDRFQAEQERLRDQMRNRPAAYDDQFLQADDGPAPNADGQNPATEPPGLRYWLVETRADWTARKLSGQDAQHLADAGLRLQYQQETLNHGEWHLSADLRRQSGDAALSGYGPYSFAARSPSGERLTARVLGFPVSPQAFADLGLGDIGSDVTDGLSRGQRLSLGSSTLRGASLRLFTEDTDLRAGWGERGQLEGGPYAGFEPTTGQLAWLGLTQRFERQRYASAQVNRLSGAQGWSGSGVRTPLDSTGIAAAIGQGYLVSEEGQRRVRLSWVASSTQMADTPHNASGLYLEGATQWGNYRHEGGGYRLQPGLRFGDQLLSQGAQGAYWRMDAYSTRLYWGMGLDLERSDDAALFGLQGRSSAGLSANWNQRIDRRSSWGGYLQALRVRTPSGASDQNSSHASAYYQNRWVAWGDSRLRATLQRNQQLVVNAPAATGQQLEWEQDWLPADASASTTVRTTLGWARDQSAGQTDTYPTAGLDLRTSTDSGWDLSVLVRYTSRSSNLSTSRGLAGTVQGEKQLTPHWRLGASLLLNQASITLDPQAALPGAVTVSRSNERTAMVYLRYEGQSGRSFDDTPGARLGAGAGRVQGVVFFDDNRDGIQQAEEEGVPGVEVQLNGRQSVITDSRGHFEFPQVRTGAQRLGLRPESIPLPWGEAPQSRAVVEVPLRGTAIAPLGVVRTRP